CGAGTCAGAAACTTCTGCTCTCCAGTCGTGGCCAAACTCGGATGAACACAGACGTCTCAGGTGAGTCTGACGGCTCACAGGTAACAGGTCTCTGTGTGATGAACAATCAGAGACGTTCATGTGAAGGTGAACACAGGCTCAGGAAACTCTCAGACAGCAGCTCAGgttacaggtgtgtgtgtgtgcgtgtaaacAGTCATCAGCGTGTGCTGTGTGATGAGATGTGTGATGACAGGAAGGGCGTGTGTCGCTGACGCCTTTCATCTGGAAGTGCAGGATTTAGGAAGAGGAAACTGCAAACACTCATTTCTGTCTTTGATGTTTCTCagccagagagaaagaagagacggcGGCGAGCAGATTTAACCTGCGTCACCTGAGTgaatcccccccccaaaaaagagaaagatgatAAATTCAACATTTTCCACACAGGAAGTGTGCGACGTTCGGTTTCACCTTAATCCGACCTCAGAGCTGCGAGTTAATCGGCTCAAGGTGAAGCTAGACGCAGCTCGCTGGTTTTCTACAGTTTCTCTTACCTGATGACCCTGTACACACCTGTAGGGGGCGGGGCTTCAGTAGGCAGAAGCAGGTAAAGCATCAGCTTTTCATCGTGCACTCAGTGTTCCTGTGAAGCTCGAGGAGGAAGGAGCGCAGCTGCACCTGAAGGTGAGATGAAGACACGACTAATCACAtcatgcattcacacacacacacacacacacacacacacacacacacacacacacacacacacactgtgcagtTTAAATGATGCTGTTTGTAATGTGTGCAGCTGTAGTctccactgttttgtttttaattgtctttcactttttattttttggaagaAATCTCAGTTTTAAGAGGAAAGTTCTCACATTTCCTCCCAGAAAGGGTGTCAGAGTGTTACTGGAAaccagtgagtgtgtgtgtgagctgatctGGTGCTGCGTTCACTGACTGGGACTAAACGTGGGCGCAGCGGTTCTTCGTGTTGCTGtcagaataaaaactaaaactaaagatgaatgtaaaaaatattttgtacaACATGTAGACTAAAAAAAACCTTGAAGTTAatttacgtatttaaaatacggAGAAAACCTGTTTTTCATCACTTTGTTCACGTACGCAGACTCTTCGTGAAGGTTTTGGTGCTTTTGTTCCCCTGGATGCAGAGTTTAAACCTGCTCTGAACTTTTAAAGATGCCCAGTTTAACTGTGACATTAATTCAAACTACAAAGAAAATCTTAAACAGGTAAACTTGCTCTGGAAACTATTTTAAACATAACAAGTAGCTGTCTCCGTGCTGGAGTTCAGCTCTGGATTAGACCGGCTCCGTCGGGCGTGGTCTCCAGACTTTGATTATTTTAGATCCAAAGCAGGCTTTGAAAAACCAAACCAAGCAAAAAGCAAGAAgaattattttttaagtaaGACTGAAAAACCTTCCTGAGTTTACCTGAAGTTCAATGATTCTGATCCATCAGATCGTCTCATGTGTTTAACACCTCATTTCAGGACAAAACTTACACAAAGAACAAAGCTGCTGTTGCTCCAGATGTGCAGTCATACAAATACCTTATACTCAGGCTTTGATCATCAGCTCAAGTTCAACGTGACCATGAAGTCCATCATAAAACAAGGTCAACACACAACAGATTTGTGTTAGATTTAGATGTTCTTCCCACAGAGCAGAACACAGATTTGAGTATCTAAGAATCTCCAGGTTCATGATTTAGTCTAAAAGTTATGAATGAGCACATCTGAAAGATCGATAAACTGCACACGTGGTGTTTTTATGTCCAAACTCCTCCTCATATCATATCTAATTTAATCCTGATGATCCAGAACGTCAGAAATATTTTTCCTTTCAGCCTCTGAGATCTGAGAAGTCCTCAGAAATCAGAACATGTgattttcatcctttttttcccAAGACTTCCTATATATTGTTCAAAATATCAGGTTCAAATTTCTCATTATTAATTTTGACCAATCACAGTTCGACCCACACAGGtgagtcaaagaggccacacccctaataatgcaaattTTAAGCCATATTCCAGGTATGTTAGAAAACCATTCTTCCCCATACACTTGTATTATTTTCCTTTGACTCGTGATATTAACTCCAGAGGAATCGTTAAAGTCGTCTCCAGGATATAAAACGGTGTCATTAACATATAGTGAACTCTTCctcttatttttattctgtaaCAAAAGTTTAATACGGCATGAAATTATCCATCAAGACCAAAACGGTTTTTGTTTCAGGctgcaaacatgtttgtttctgctataacgttggacattttaaaatgcaagtCTATGGGGATTGACTCACTGCTGGACCCTCTGCTGGATggtagaggaactgcagtgtcAGTCAGCAGGAAGATAACTCACCTGTGTGGCTTTTCAGGTTGGAAGATTCAGGATTAAAGCTGAATTTGTCTTTATGCGTCTCCCCAGATCTCTGCGTGCTGGTGATCGACTGTCTTTGAGGTGGTCTTTGAAGACTGTTGTTGATCCAGCTGGGAGTTCGGATCAGGTACTGCTCAGCCAGGTTGCACGATGAGCTCTGCCTTCTCTCCTTCGTTCATCGAACAACGATCTTCGAACCTGAGCTTCGGCGTGTCTCCGCCTGCTGGACTCTCTGAGGATCACAGCATCTCGCAGCACTCAGACTCTCTCTCCAACTCCGTCCCCTTCCTCCTCTACCCGTCCAGCATGGACCCTACCGGCCTTGGCCTCTACAGAGGTCCTCTGAGGGGCCCTGGCCCTGGGATCCTGCCCTATCTGACCCCCTTTCACCACCACGGACACTTCAGCGTCTACGAGTGTCCATTTGAGCCGGCATTCATCCAGAAACGAAATGAGCGGGAGCGTCAGAGGGTGAAGTGTGTCAACCAGGGTTACGCCAAGCTGAGAGACCACCTGCCAGGTCAGAGTGCCGACAAGCGCCTAAGCAAGGTGGAGACGCTGCGGGCCGCCATTAGGTacatcaaatatctgcaggGCCTAGTGGAGCTGGAGGACACCAGGCACAGTGGAGGGGTATCGCCCAGCACCTCGTCTCTGGGCCTAGACTGCAGCGCTGAGACGGAGACCTTCACCTGCTAAACAACCACCATAAGGTCACACTGAAGTACTCTTTCCACTGCCGGGTTCAGACTGCAGGACGCTTCTCGCATCAGCTGATTGAAGAGACAGATTACATGCCGCTGTTCTTCACCTGTGTGACGACATCAAGAAGGAGGAGCCAGGAGGAGAGTGGGAGTCACACAGCGTTACAGAGGCCTCCATCAGTCAGGTGGATGCCGTGCAGTCTGAACCTGGCATCGAGTTTATCAACAACCCTTTTGTTTGAAGGTGCAGCAGAAGCAGGAACGTGGTCACCACAATCTGTCCATCACCACCAGAACACGAGGAGCACGATTCGTTTCTCCCTTGAGTATCCCGCACACGTTATCCACATCGTTACCAAAACGGAGTCTGGCATCCATCCGTGTTCTGAACGAAGGCAGCAGGAAGTCTTCTTTGTGAAGATGTTCATCCACTGAACGCCTTATGGTCATGAGCGTTGTTGACCCGCCCCATCGTCACGTGACTTGCTAAGGGTCACATGGGTCCCAGTTTGAGCATGGAGGGAAAGGATTTGAGCCGgcatcatttcactgtattGTGGATGGGTGAGAACTTTATGGTAACAGAGATGTGGATGCAGATGACCTTGGAAACATCATGCACTGTTTAATCAGAGTTTAAAACAACTTCATTTTTCTGACGTGGATAAAAAGCAAAGTGTAGATTTACAGGAGGAACATCGTAACAAAGTATAAGTACTACATTACAGTACTTCAAGGTGCAGCAGGAATACAATTTTCAGGTATCTCTactttgaatatttatttttctgacaactttttacttttactccccacgttttagcagaaatatctGAACTTTTTATTGGTTAATCTGTCAAACAGGCTTGTTACGTTCAGTTAAAGACATCTGGAGGAAGTTTATTCTTCCAGATTCTTCCAGATTCCGAAACAATAGCGCTTAAAGACAACCCTTTTGGTGTATCGTATATGCATCAATTATATCGCTAAACTCAGAAGTTAAAGTGGGCCAGAATGATCCACAAGAGTGTTTATGGTGCAGACTTCAACTACTACAGAAGAGCAGCGAGCATAAAGGCAGTAATGTTTTTCAAGTGTCTGGTAATTTCACATGCAGCATTTCTAAGagttcagcaaacacacaaactctttGTGTGCAGCTTGTCACACAGTGAGTctgctagctaaaggtccagACGCTGTATTTCCCATCATGAGAGAGAAGTTCACtcacaaatgaagaaaaatgtaagaaagaggaaaggagaagaagagcggttagatcaggggtggggaactccgggtctcgagggccggtgtcctgcaggttttagatgtgtccttgatccaacacagctgatttaaatggttaaatgacctcctcaacatgtctcgaagttctccagaggcctgggaatgaaCTCATCAAttgtttcaggtgtgttgacccagggtgagatctaaaacctgcaggttcCCCAGCCCTGGGTTAGATAGAAGTAAGGACGGgtgcagagcagctgtgaggttCATGGTCAGTCACAGATAGCACCCTCCGTCTCCGTCCCATCCAACACAGTGTAGTGAGGTATTGCCGACTTAGCCTCTATGCACTGTATCAGTGGTGGTAGCTCCTACATAGCAGAGGCATATGTTTGCTCACTATGAAGAGGTAATTCCTCCATCGCTTAGGTATGCTTTGCCTACGTTCTACCGCTCTCTGCACGACCCACACAGAGAGGGGTTTGGTAGTGCTGATGTAGCATGCTTGTTGGCAAGAGATTAGGACAACGTCGTTTACCTCTGCTTCTCCAACGCTTTTTCTCGCTCTGTGACGCACACGGGAAGCTCTGAGTAGCTTGGAGATCATTTGAGGCGCACTTGATCATTTGAGGCGAGTAGTGTAACTGGATAGCGACTGGcaactcttctgtttttttgtcgATACCTCTGGGTTTAAGATGGACTCATGGCATGCACAATGCGAGATAGGATTGGTTAGCATGGGGGAGGTTCCAGCTAGGCACCCAAGCATACCTTAAAATATACATGATTCAAACCTGGCTTGGGAGTTGTTTCTTGCAATATGAGCGAGAAACAACTGCAGACTGGCTTAGATGTTGCCTCGATTAACAAGGTCTGCCTGAGGCTATTGTTAAGCTTTGGTCAAGACATTTCAATAGGAAAACTATACTCCTGCTATCTGATGCATCGCTAGTCAAAGAGGAAACCTCCAATGAAGCGCTGATAATCAACGTCGCACTGACATTTTGTCGATGAGAGCTCCATTAACGCTACTGGTTCCCTCTGTGTGTGCTACCGGGAGAGAGGTGTAGGCAAAGCGGCTCTAAGCAACATAGTAATCAAACACAAGCTACATAGTGTGTAACACCTGTGTCTGCCGTCATATACATCAGCAAAACGTCACTGTGCTGGGGTGTGAGGTGACATCGAGGGCAGCACATACTGACTAGCTGAAGTGCACGTGTGCAGGGTTGGAGTCAGCTGTGACGGCTCATCAGCTCACATGTTGTTGACCTGAGTCATGTAAATCACAACAGCGGTCTCCACAAGCTCCTTTATatcgtaaggtaaagaccctaataCAGAGAAAGCCCAACAATCGCATGACCACCTATGACCAAGCACTTGGCGaaagtgggaagggaaaacgtccctttgaacaggaagaaaagtcCAGCAAGTCcatgaagagcagcagcagcaggtcagctgatcacagcctgaacAGAAATCCTGGTCCCCTTTTACCCACGCTGAGCCGCTACACCTGACCTTCCCCACCTGATCAATCCCAGTTGAACCCTTGACTGTACCTGTGTTCAGCTGTGGTGGCAGGGAAACACAAACAGGCCGAGTTTTAAAGTCTTTCTTCTTCGCTGTTTGTGTTCCACGTAACGAAGGTTCAAGCTGAGCGTCATTAGAATTAGAGCTGAAGTAAACTTTGTACTCTTGCGTAAGAATGTTGttttcagagcctgtacttcTTCCACTTTAGTTTAGTAGAGAACATGAACCAtagcatttcttcttctctgtagtGACAAACGTGTGGACTACTGCCACCTCTGGTTAAAGGAAGAAtctgtggcatttaaaaaagCATCATCTGAACGGTTTACCATCCAGCCTTCTTCCTCTGAACCAGTTCAGGATGTTGTGGCCTGCCTGTCCCAGCTTCTCATATTGTGAATAAAGAAAGTCCAAGAATGTGTCAAAACATGGTAATGACTGATTACTGGTTAACTCTGACAATGTCGCCTAGGCTTAGATGAACCTAGGAACTGATTTTATTTGAATAATTTAGGTTACATAGGGGAGAGCAGTGTTACAGCCGGGGACAGGACGTAACAGATAATTACTTataaaatatgtctgtgaagcttcttagtcatccaggtcatcgtagtcaaaggagcttgcaaagaaaagcgtctggacttctttaagttgcttgaagacgtttcacctctcatccgagaagcttcttcagttctaaggtcaaatggtggagagtcctcaggagagttttctccgagcacgacatcccggtgcatttcagacccagcaacacactcagacacaaactggttcacccgaaagacaaaacgccaaaacacagactcaacaatgtggtgtatgctgtacagtgcagcgaagaatgctcagacctctacattggagagaccaaacagccacttcacaagcgcatggcacaacacagaagagccacctccacaggacaagactcagcagtccatctgcatcttaaggataaaggacactctttcgaggatgccaatgttcacattttggacagagaggacagatggtttgaaagaggagtgaaagaagcatctatgtccactgtgagcgaccatctttgaacagaggcggggtttacgacaccaactctctgccatctataacccagttttgagatccttcccagacgccttaacgcccactcacatcctgggccatctgacctcaggaattcgcatgataaggtggggccaggtttcataatgagctcacccgaaactctggctgattgggacccacgcccagtttcccaccttggctcaggcgattagaggatcatcaggggtccttttgtccctctgtggggggaaactcccactaggtttatatctgggactctccaccatttgaccttagaactgaagaagcttctcagatgagaggtgaaacgtcttcaagcaacttaaagaagtccagacgcttttctttgcaagctcctttgactacttataaaacagtttttatccCCCCTCAAtaaaaggtcaaggtcaaatttatttatatagcacatttcaaacagccgatgctgcacaaagtgcttaacaatataaaaatggtattaaaaagcaacaatgtaaaacaataataacagtaaaaaacaataaaaggacagtaaaagaattaaaacaataactaaactaattcaaataagaccaaaatgcttgggtcatagcgtgttaaaagccagggcatagaaatgtgtctttagtaaagatttaaattgctcaagtgtttgtgcagatctaatATTTAAGGGGAGACTATTTcaaagtctgggacctgccacagagaaggatcTATCACCACGGGATTTGAGGTTAGTCCGTGGGATGGACAACATTAGTAAAAGCCCATAAAACAGAGCAAAGGTACTAAAGTTACCTCTACTAGTAGAGATAATAAAACACAAGATCTAAAAATGGCAAGTTAACATTATTCCAAAAACAGTATCACTGAGAGGAATTTCCAAACAATAAATGCGCagagaaaagtttaaaaaaggacGAAAGCAACAGCGCAGGCGCAGTGGTTAGTTACCCTGAATCCAAGATTCATTGAAGGCTGAGATTCAGCGACTGTTTGGGAGCAGCGAGTCCTCAGCTGAGCAGCAGTGCTTCCCTGATCATAGCAGCTCTCTCCTGATGACGCTCCCAGGTCTGCTCTGTCAGTGGCTCTAATGGCACAATGGTGGCACTACTCTGAAGGACACAGGCGTGTACAGTCACTGCCCGACATCACGCCAAAGGAAGACTTACGGGGCCGGCTTAATCTTAGTACCCTGACATCGCCAACTCGAGTTTGTCTACTCCAGTGCTCTCTTCTCTCGAGGTCTCCAAATCTCCTTAATTATTACATCTGGTGCACCACATCATGGCTGCTGACTGGCCTTCTGCAACCAACCTCCAGATGCAGACTGGGTCTCATGCCTGCTGTTGGGTTACTCAGTTAAGTCAATCAGCCAGTGTTGGGTAGGGAAACAATCTGGCAGAATATTCTCAAACATATAaccaaagtaaaactaaaccttatacatttgcacaataaaaccaaactttaaaatgaataaaacagaatttgttAAAACACaataagaataattaaatattatttcattattattaattaataataattacatttttcaattcagtgttatttatatagcactaaatcTCAACAACATTTGCCTCAATGATCAGCAGCATGCtcagtgctttatattgtaaggtaaagacccaacaatcatatgaccccctatgagcaagcactttggcgacagtgggaaggaaaaactcccttttaacaggaagaaaactccagcagaaccaggctcagggaggggcggggccatctgctgtgattggttggggtgagagaaggaagacaggataaagacatgcaacCATACAtactgtcactacccgatccgtaccggaaacccgatcagtaccccgcatgcgcgaacGGTGTCTACTTTCAGTCGAagcattttacgatagttacaggtcagagtatctgttaagactttaaaaataacaagtatctcttaaaatgtttccaatAATGAAGCAATTCAATATAATgaagacaaaaacgaaaaataaaaagataggtACGGATCAGGACTCCCCGATCCAtaccgcgcatgtgcaggggttttcttcttcttctgttcgtttaatggcagtttactccccagtgtacgaggacaccgccacctgctgactgaacgaatgaaccctattgtaaactgaagtagcgtcattacaaacgcGTGTTTAATTTGATTGATAGtcatgtgtttatgcttgtctgtgtggagaggattgttgTCACTGTCagttgtcagtaaacacttcatctggctgatgaatctttACGTGACACATTACTAAGTCAGTATTATTAAGTCTGTAATTcggcgccattcttcttattttacggcgctgttgttcaatcgggggacgctctctgttggggagaaaagcatgaatttgtttgtaaacggattatccattgtttaaatgtccgggcagtcgaaaaggaggcagagctgtggagaaatgctaggagctaactgggtgCTAatctttttggctgctgttacaaccaaatttccccttgtgggacaattaaaggattattctattctattctaaccgTGTCATTCAAATACATTTActgtcgcaatgttggcaaagagaggaagtgacgtaagatttgcgcatgtggggtaccgatcgggtttccggtatggatcgggtagtgacacataccatatttctaagattttcagggccaagtacaataacctcagtttgatctgaattaagaacaTTTTAGAACATTAGATGAGAAATGATGAAAGCTGTCGAGTACCTGCGTGTGTCTGGCTGCATCACCTGTATACATGCTGAGCTCTCACCTGAAGCTGTAAGCGTTCTCTCTTTGCTTTCAACTCGGACCAATAAAATCTGCAGTGTGTAAGAAGTGAAGTGTGTGTCTCTTTGAATTTCCCGACAATGATTCAACCCTTTACTGACACGTTTATTACCTCGGGCAGTTCAGCGAGCACGGTGTGGGACTTCCTGCTCCACCTATGACCCTGCAGACGCTGCTTGTGCTCCAGAAATCAGTGATTGACGCTACAGGTGGGCAGATCGAACCGAACGTCGACAGCATCAATGCCAACGCTGTTATCATCATAACTAGTGCAACAGGTTTCTATCCTGTTGAGTCCAGTATGTAGCCCACTGAGTGTTGATTATGTTTCAATGAACATTTCTGTGGTGCCTGTTCTATTTGCAGCCTGTAGCACATTAGACATAAGTCTACATTcagctcttcaaaataaaagctgagaggtgtgttttattgtgttcagtcattattgtggaaagtaaaCGTCACAGTGATTTAATGGTcagtaaaatgtgttcagaatttgcacTTTGATTACGATTCTTATCATGAATCAGGACACTCTGCTCTCCCCAACACAACAGTATCTGTACAGGTGTCTGTAATACTGATGCTGTGTACTCTGTATCAGACCAATGTCTCAGTATCACTAATAAATACCTGCGACCTGTCCCTGAGGGTGATTTAAAGGTCAGCCGCACAGGCCTACAGACAGATCACGACACCCAGCAACCACACAACTAAGTTTAAATGGTTTCCATTGCCTGCGATTGGTGTGAGGAAGACACCTGGGAGCTGATTGGTCCGTAGACCTGTGTGACATTTTCTAACAGAATCCACCCTGAACACAAATCAGGAAGCTTGTTGTTACCACCACCTGGAGGCTGCCAGTGGTACCGCAGCTGACAGCTGGGCAGGTGTGTGCAGGTGTGAGGAGAATGACAGGAGGCCGTGTGCGATCATTAAATATTGGATTTATTTAGATTGATATTTAGTCTGTGAGACGATCAATGGGCACGAGTCCTTGGCAAACACGCAGTTAGAAAAATAAAACGCTTCTCTCGCTAAAATGACGCCAAACAGTTCAGGCAGCGCTCTTCCTCATTGTCAGtcacagaaacatctggaacatcTGCCACAGCGTCAATCTTTCTGACCGCTGAACGCTCTGAAGGGCGGGGCCTCGGCTCTGACgtgtcagctgtttctgtcCAGTCTGAATTACAAGGAGAGGGAGCAAGAGCGCCTCCGGCTGGACACGCAGGGTTAATACACAGTG
This DNA window, taken from Astatotilapia calliptera chromosome 5, fAstCal1.2, whole genome shotgun sequence, encodes the following:
- the LOC113021824 gene encoding achaete-scute homolog 5-like; protein product: MSSAFSPSFIEQRSSNLSFGVSPPAGLSEDHSISQHSDSLSNSVPFLLYPSSMDPTGLGLYRGPLRGPGPGILPYLTPFHHHGHFSVYECPFEPAFIQKRNERERQRVKCVNQGYAKLRDHLPGQSADKRLSKVETLRAAIRYIKYLQGLVELEDTRHSGGVSPSTSSLGLDCSAETETFTC